Within the Myxosarcina sp. GI1 genome, the region AGTTATAGAAACAGCCCTAAGATAAGGGTATCTCCTATAATTAAGAGGAGTTATTTATCAACTCTCAGAGATACCCTTGATTGTATTTGATATTTCAGCTTATCCCTCTTCTGTCACTTTCCGATATTTCCTATTAATAGAAGATTTTCAAAGCAACTGACATTAATGGATTGAGCCATTGGCAATCAAATTTTCGTCATCTGCTCGTCCGAGAAAATTTCTATTAAGAAAAAATTTCGCGTAGCGAAGCCATGCCGCAGGCTTATCGCATAGTAGTTCAGGGTTACAGAATTTATAAATGGCAAAAGTTTTCGGAGTCTGACATAAGAGGGATAAAACAGGCTTTGAGGTTGATAAATTGAACTATTTGTATGGCATATTAATTTTATGTTGTAAACATTGATATATCAAACTTGCTTTAGTAACTGTAATTACATATTGTTGTTTGGTCGCTCGTTAATAGCGATTTTTAATTTGCGATCGCAGCGAAGAATTATCGAAACTATAACCAAAAATATCTAAATCGCTTTTGTATATCTCAGCAACAATATTGCGTGTTTTGTCGGTGTAAAAGTCTTTGTAGTCTAGTTTTTGATGGGGATTAGTTGCATTTTCGTGTTTCAAATCAGGAATATCATGTATGTTTAGCTTATCGACTACATATTGAAAATCCTCTTGAAGATTTTCAAAAAAACCCAAAAAATCTACTTGTAGCTTACTACTACCTGGAATCAATAAAAAATCTACTTGTGGTCTAAAATGCCTCCATTTTTGAATAATGGGTTTGTGCAGTCCCATCCGCACAAAGTCATCAAAACTCGCAAAAGGAGCAATTTCTGCTGCTGCCCATCTTTTGTCTTCTTTAGTCAAGCCTCCTTTCTGAAGAAAGTTGTATGCCGAGAAAACTCGATCCCAGGGGTTTCTCACAAAAGTAAATTTAAAATAGCGATCGAATTCCGATTGAGAAAAAACCAATTGATATTTTGATAGGGTTGTATGATGTCCTGCAAAGTTACCAAATAGTGCTTTACATATAGATACCCCTGCTGCCTTTGGTACGTGTACAAAAATACACTGATGGCGATCGAAAGGTTTATAAGAGCAACCACCAATCGTATCGATCGCTCTCATTTGTTGCATTCTTTTGAATGCCTGGGGTTTGGTTTGGGAAAACAGTAAGCGGCGTGTATCGTGCGGCAGCGAGTAAAAAGCCTTTTTTAGTAGCATTTTGCCTCTCAGAGATATTTGTGTGCGAACAGCTAATCTTTACCAAAGGAAACTAGTTTGAGTTTCCAACTTATTTGAGTATAGTGACACAGTTTTTATACTGTTTGGCAATTCTTTAAAAATATATTTTGAGAGAGACTAAAAAAACTTATAGTTGCCTTGCTACTCAAACTCCACATAAGCTACGATCGCAGACTGCCATAAATTAATAAAATAGAAACAAATCGCATTTAAAATCGATCGCGCTTTTATGAGCAAACCATCTTTCAAAACTAGACTGGCTTGGGAACAAGCGCAGATATTGATGCAGCCTGCCTTGCTGAGAGTTGTAGATAATATCCGCAAAGAATTAGAAACATCTGATTGGAAAGGAACTTACAAAGAAGTAAGCGATCCCATTCCTGGCTATCATCTTTGTTTGACCAAACAGCAATATCATATTGAGGTTGATGTGTGGGAGTTATGTTATCGTGTCTGTTTTCAAGAATACAATCCCGTTCGACATTTGTTTAGTGAAGACGACCCTCGTCCTTATAAAGTCGAAATCGATACTCGTTTACTAGACGATATTGGTGAAATAGATTGGCAGTTACTCGAATCTAAAGCACAACAGGCAGTAAGAAGAGTGTTTGAAACTTTGCCGCAATAGGCAACGGCGATTCGCGAAGCGCGAATGCAAGTAAAAGATAGATTTTTTTCTGCTTTAACCAGATAGACAAACGATAATTTTTAAAACAATGAAAAAGTTACGTCAGCTTCAGCAAGAATTAGGAGCGATTTTGGATGATACGAATAGTGTTCCCTTGAGTTTTAATAACGACCGACAGGCACTATCGGCTATAGAAGACCGCGTTATTTTATGCGATCGCTCTCATTGGGGAGTATTAAAAGTTGGCGGGGAAGACCGTTTGCGCTATCTACACAATCAAAGCACTAATGATTTTGCCAGTCTCCAGGCAGGACAGGGTTGCGATACGGTGTTCGTGACTTCTACCGCTCGCACTCTCGACTTAGCTACCGCCTTGATAACTGAAGATGACGTTTTAATTTTAGTTGCCCCCAATCGCCGTCGGCAGTTGCTAGAATGGCTCGATCGCTTTATTTTTCCGTTCGATAAAGTCGAACTTAGCGATGTTTCGACAGAATATGCAGTTTTTAGCCTTATCGGTAATAAAAGCTCGGCTTTTTTAGCTCAGTTAGATCTAGACTCTCTTGAAGGACATAGCAATGGTAATCATAAATTATTGTCTATAGATAGTGTTGCGGTCAGAACTGCTGTAGGAAGCGGTTTGGTAACTCCTGGCTACACCTTATTCGTACCGAGTGAGGGAGCGGCAAAAATTTGGTCTAAATTAATGACCTTGGGAGTTATTCCAGCAGGTGAGAGAGTTTGGGAAACTTTGCGAATTCAGCAAGGAAGACCCACTCCAGACCTAGAACTTACCGAAGATTACAATCCTTTAGAAGCAGGTTTGTGGCAAACAATTTCATTTGATAAAGGTTGTTATATCGGTCAAGAAACTATTGCTCGTTTGAATACCTACAAAGGTGTAAAACAGAAACTTTGGGGAATTGAACTAAGTCAAGCTGTCAAGCCTGGAACACCCTTATCTATTGAAAATAGCAAGATAGGTGTTTTAACTAGCTGTACGGACACTCCCAATGGAGTACGCGGTTTGGCTTACGTACGCTCTGTCGCAGGGGGAGAGGGTTTGCAGGTAAAAGTGGGCGAGGCAATAGGAAAGTTGGTTGCAGTTCCTTTTCTGCGCCATGAATAAACTATTTTTACTCCTTTAAGTAAGTAGACAGAAATTAAATACAAAATAATTAAAAGTTAGTACATCACTTTTTCACCTTTGTTACTCCTGTCTTCTAATCCTTACAGTTAACTTTAATTTAGTCCATCTACTTACTAACTATTTTCTCGGTTAAATTTCTTCCTGTTTATTGCCACTTTCTGCTTCTCTATCTTCAGTCAACAACTGTTCTTCACTTAACTGTTGGCGACCGTTTTTAACTACGCTCAACATATCGTTGAGCTGCTGTTCGATATTGCCCAGGACACCATCGGCATAGCTATCGGCACCTGCCAAAATTTCTTGGTATTCTGTAAGTGCCATCTGCCGCATCTGCTCGCATTCTCGCTCTGTTTTGAGCTTGAGTTTGGCTGCTGCTAATTCGGCTTTACGTACTACAGTAGATTCTTCGACAATTTCGGCAGCTTTAGCTTCGGCAGCACTTACCATGTTCTCAACATATATTTCTGTCTGACGCACGATTTCTTCTTGACGCTCGCTCATATCGATGGCGATTGCTAGCTGAGAAGGTAAATTACGTTTGATTATTTCGAGGCAATCTAACAAAGACTGGCGGTCGAGTACGACTAACTCTGTAAGAGGTACGTGAGTCCCGTTCATAATTAAAGTTTGAAGATACTCGAGTTCGCGAAAAATATTAAAATCTGGTTTCCCAGCTTCTGCTATATTGGTCGAGGCTTCCGATCGCTGCATTTGTCGATCTTGTTGGACGGGTTCGGAATGCAACATTGCTTAATAATTTTTTTATTGCTATCTGTTATACGTTAACTTTATAATTTTTGTCGAAATTCTTCACCTTATTGTTATTTTTAAAAGTTCGATCGCGCTTATTTTGCTATGTCTTGAAACTTGTGATCGAGATCTTTAGCCACATTTTCGGGAACTAGATGCTCGATCGAGCCTCCAAATTGAGCGATTTCTTTGACTACGCTGCTGCTTAGAAAACTATATTCTTTGGCAGTAGCTAAAAATACTGTCTCGATATCTCGATACAGAGTTTTATTAGTATGAGCCATCTGCAATTCTTTTTCAAAGTCAGACAAGACTCTCAGCCCTCTTAATAAAACTCCTGCATTAGTTAACTTAGCATAGTCTACAGTCAATCCTTTAAAACTATTAACTTTGACGTTTGGTAGATGCCTGGTTGAGTAACTAATTTGTGTGATTCTTTCTTCTACAGTAAATAAAGGTTGCTTACTAGGGTTGGAGAGGACGGCAACAATTACTAATTCAAATAATTTGGTACCTCGCTCGATAATATCGAGATGACCTAGAGTAACGGGATCGAAACTACCTGGATAAATGGCAATCATAATTGTTTTTTATTTATATTGGCGATCGCTTGCAGGAACTACTTCGTTAAAACGCCTATAGTCAACAGTATATGTACATTGGTCGGTTTTATTCAAAATATCGACAAAGCGCATTCCCCAACGCAAATCTTGAGGTTGATAAGCATGACGAGCGTGGATTGTTTGGGAAAAGGTTTCGTCTAAACCCGTCAAAATAACAATAATTTCTAAATCTAAATCGATTAAAGAGTCTGCCGTTTCTTTGTAGAGGGGACTGAGTTCGTCTATGGGGTGCATAACTAGCCAACTCAAGCGAAAACTGGGAGATTCCGATCGCAATAACTCTAAATTATAAAAACGTCTTAATTCTATACCTTCACTGCTAATCTGATTTTTGAGCAGACTGACTTTAAGACGAGCTTCAATAATTCGATTATCTCTTTGGTTGGCTACCCGAAACATCAAAGTGGGTACGCCATTAAAAGGACAAATAACTGCTACCTTGCTAAACATTACTCTAGCACTCGGCTGAGCAAAACGAGCGAAGATTAGTCCCGTTGCCATCGCCACTAAAATCAAACCTACTAAAACTTCTACAGTAACTAAGACTTGAGCGTATATGGTTTGAGGATACATTGCGCCGTAGCCAATAGTAGACATACTTTGAATACTAAAGAAAAAAGCATCGCTAAATGAATCGGGATCGGCGTTGGCAATACCATCTTTGGTAGTTAAATAGGCATAGGCAAAAATAATGTTAACCGCTAAATAAAATAAAACGATAAATAGTAAAAAGCTCGTCCAAGTAATTACCAGCAACCAGTGATAAAAATCGCTGAATGGATGCTCGAAAAACTTTAAAAATTTGTTAGGCGATCGCTTTTTCTGATTAAAAATAGACGGCACGCTCCGTCTATTTTTGGTACGCTTTAACTTTCGTTTGTCGATCTTCATATCCATTTAAAATACCAACTGCGGATGAGCCAATCGAAAGCCAGCGTTTTTTAGTTTTTGATTGGATAATTTAGTATTATAAGGACGAACTGAAGTTTGCGAATCATCCCAATTTACTGGCGAACGTTCGTGAACTTTAAACAAGCGATCTAAAAACTCTTTAGTAGTTAAAATTTCGTCACTAGCGAGATTGTAAATTCCTGATAACTCTCGCTGTCTGGCAAACTCGATCGCTCCGACAATATCGTCTAAATGTATCCAGTTAGTATAGTCATCTCCGCTACCAGGGCGAGTCGTACCAGCCACCCGCCCAAATATTTTAATTAATTCCCTACCTTCGCCATATATTCCCGCCAAACGTAAAATACAAACTTTAAGCGAGCGTAGTTCCGAGGTTTCCACTCTTTCAGAGAAGGCTTCGCCAACGGAACGCTGACCGCTCGATGATTTCATTTGGTTTTCTGGTACCGACAATAATTCTGACTCCGTCTGACACAAGATTTCGCCATGTTCATTAGCAGGATTGACTGGTGCGGTTTCGTCAGTCCACGCTCCATTTTTATCCCCTAAAACTGCATAACTGCCCGTATAGATAAGCTGTTTGACACTGGGGGCGGTTTCAATCGCCTTAACTACATTCTTGGCAGTTTCTAGGTAAGATTGACGATAATTGTCTATAGTGCGACTTTTAGCACCGACGCTTAGTAACACCATTTCGCGATCGCTTACTAGTTTTTGTAGCGTTTCTAGATCGTTACCTTTTGCAAGTACCACACAATCGGCAATTGTTTCGAGCTTGCTAATTTTTTCTGGTGTAGTAGTAGTAACTGTAACCTGATGTCCCTGTCGCTGCCAAAGGCGAGCGATCGCGCTACCTACATATCCACAGCCAATAATTGCAATTTTCATCAACTTTCGTAATTTATAAATAATTATAAACGACCGCTAAAAGCTAGATAATCCAATATGAAAATCATTGCCTATCTCTATAGCGACCCTTTATTAGAATCACCACCAGACAAAAATATCTGGGGATTAGAAGTAGATCGAGTCTATCAAGACATTGGCGATCGCGAGCAATTACAGCAATTAATCGCCGATTGTCAAGCAGAAGCACCAAATTATTTATTAATTCGTCGCCTGGAAGAACTGGGAGAAAACTTTACCGCCATTGGCGAGCGACTTACTTTATTAGAATCATTAGAAATTGAAATTATCGTTACGCAACAAGACTATAATTTGTCTGAGTTAGAGTTAAAAAATAGTCGGGAAAAGCTAATTAATTTAACTCAGTTATTACAAATAGTTAAAGAAAATTTAAGCCGCGATCGCCTCAAAAGAGGACACGCTCGCAATCGTCTCAAAGCATTGCCACCACCAGGCAAAGCACCTTATGGCTATCGTCGCGGACAAGATAAATATATTATTGATAAAAGCACTGCACCCGTAGTCAAAGACTTTTTTGAAAGATTTTTATTGTTTGGTTCTTTACGGGGGGCTGTAAGATATTTAGACCGCAAATACGGTAAAAAAATCTCTCCTTCTACTGGTCGCAGTTGGCTCACTAATGCCGTATATCGAGGTGACTTAAAGTACAAAACTGATGAAGTTATTTCTAATACCCACGCGGCAATTATTTCTCGCGAAGAAGCAGCGCAAATAGACCGCTTGTTACGTCGCAATAGTCGTTTTGCTTCTCATAGTGCTAGCGCACCTCGTTCGCTCGCAGGATTGGTTGTCTGTCAGCAGTGTCAGTATGTGATGAACATAACTCGCGTTACCAGACATCACCAAAAGCAGGAATATCTCTATCTCCGCTGTCATCAATGTCCTCAAAAACCAAAATGTAAAGCGATCGTTTACGAGCGAATACTCGAACAAACTATTGCTAAAATTTGTCTCGAATTACCTTTGGCTGTTGCCAAATTGAATATACCCAATCCTAAAAATATCGAGCAAAAAATAGTCCAAAAGATTACTCAAAAACAGGAAATATTAGCTAAAATCCCAGAACTAATTGCAGCAGAAGTTTTAGACCGAGAAACTGCATTAATTCGCAGTTATAAATTGCAAACAGAAATTTCAGATCTTAAAGCGAAAACAGCCAGGCTACCCCCAGTCAATTTACAAGAAACCGTAAAAGCAGTAGCTTTAAATCAATTTTGGCTCGATCTTTCAGAGTCAGAAAGACGATTTTATTTTCGTGAGTTTCTCAAACAAATTGTATTAGTTCGCCAAGAATCTCAAGAATGGGATTTACAGCTAGTTTTTATCTTTTGAAAATAGCATCGGAGTAAAGATTATAGTCATTCCCATTAATTTCTTTGTGGTAAATATGTATTAATAAGAGGTTTGATTATTACTTGCTACTCGCTACTTGTTTTTTTTGGAGATCGTATGGTTTCTATTTGGAATGACTATAACACCCGTCAAAATTATTTTAACTATTCGCCATTGCTTGTTGCCTTTTGAATAAAACTATAATGTCCTAACCTATAGTTGGCTTGCTATACTCAAACTCGTACCTGACAAAAAACCACCAATTAAAAATAACTGGTGGCGATCTATACATCAATAATTTTCTAATTTTTATAGTTTTGACTGGAAACTATGCTAAAACAAAATCAACTTCGCTAGTACCGCCAGTCGAACCCTGACCAGAGGTCATTTTTTTACCGTTAACTTCTACGGCAAAGTCCGTATTGTCCAAGTTGAGATTATAGTCGGTTTCATTTTTGGTATAGCCAACACTAGCTACCATTTGACGACCTGCATCGGTATATTTAAAAGCCATCATTTGGTTTTTATTTTTTTGCGTGTCTTCTGCCCAAATCACCATGTATTGGTCATCTTGATACTCAAAAATTTTGGGGGCGCGAGTGGGAACATAACGTCCTGGACTGCCAAAGCTTTTATCGAGAAAATCTTTAACCGAATCGGGTTCGACACTAACATAAGCCACTTCATCGGGGGCGGTCGATTCTACATCACCTTGACTCTCATCTACAACTTCTTCTTTGCCACGATTGCGAAAATAGTCTACCGCTTTTTTGGTACCAATAGCACCCGCAGCGGCAACACCAGCCCCGATTAAAATATTGCGTAGTTTGGTCATTTTTCACTCTAATAAACTTTAAAAAATACAATTTTTAGTTAACCAGACGATCGCGCGATCGAACTATTTATTTGACTATTTTTTAAGAGTTGTAGCGTTTGGCGGTTGCACTTGCTTCTGTAAAATGGCTATGAAGCATAAAAATACTTGCTATTTTAGCTCAATCCTCATGATCTTCAAAAGGATCGCTCAGATCTATTGATGGTGGACCAAAAGCAGTATAAATAGAAAATCCAGTTACGGCAATTAATATTGCCCCAATGCTGATAATAAGAACTGTTGCAGGTTCCATAAGCTGTATAAATTATGTTTACTCTTCCTATATAATATTACAGAAGATTACGAACGGCACAAGCTTTGCTTTAATAAGGCGAAGCAGCGTCCTTACAAAAATTAGCTTAGATATATTATTGGTAAACTATGGCACAAGAAACTCGTTTGGGAAATCTTCTCAAACCTTTAAATTCGGAATATGGTAAAGTTTCCCCTGGTTGGGGAACAACGCCTTTAATGGGTGTTTTCATGGTCTTATTTTTAGTTTTTCTGTTAATTATTTTGCAACTGTACAACTCTTCTCTACTACTAGAAGGAGTTAATGTTGATTGGCGCAGCTTGACTTAATAATTTTGGGAATTAGATTATCGAACTCGAAAACGTGAAAACATCAAAGACAATCCCCGTACATCGGGGATTTTTTCTGTCATAATATCGATGAATACTTCTAACGATATAGGATAGGGTATGAATATTTTTGGCATTGGCTTACCAGAAATGGCTTTGATTATGGTAGTAGCATTATTGGTTTTTGGACCTAAGAAACTACCTGAAATTGGACGCAGTTTGGGTAAAGCAATTCGGGGTTTCCAAGATGCATCCAAAGAATTTGAAACTGAATTTAAGCGTGAAGCACAGCAACTTGAAAAATCGGTAAAAATGCACGCCGAACTCGAAAGCGATTCTGAAGAGCAGACCCAGTCGAGTAAATCTCAGGAAGCCGAATATTCTACTTCGCACAATGAATACAAAAGTAGCAATTAGCAAGTAATTAGCCGAGCGGGAAAATCTTGGGAATTTATAGACTTAGGGATTTATAGTCATTCCAAATAGTAACCAGACGATTTATGGAAAAAGTAGCAAGTAATATTTAAAGCTGTTACCAATACATACAGCAATTTTTAGTTGGATTAGGTACACTTTGGATTAGTCAGGCACTAGGCACCCGGGGTTCAGCGATTCTCGTTTGGTCTAAATTTGTACTTAATTGATATGAAAATTGCTGTATCTACTATAGGGAAATTAATTGGAATGATTATAAAAGACTGTTTGTGACTAAAAGATTAATCAAGATTTTCCAAGGGAACTAGCAGAAGCAATAATCGAACAAGGTATAGTTTATGTCTTGGACAGTCTTTTAAATACATATCGCGTAGCCCAAATAGTAAATAAAGGCAGACAGACAGCATGAACTAATAAAACCGTAGCTGCAACACCAATACTCTGCCAGTAAACGCCAATTAATAAACTCAGGCTAAATAACGTAGTAAAAATAACGTTCCAATATAAGTCTATTTGGGGTTTATCTACGGCAATTAGTAACTGAGACGCAGAGTCGGCAAAAGGACGAGGAATAGCCGACAGACAAACTAAAATCAGTACGGGGATAGCAGAAATCCATTTTTCACCGAAAACGAGAGGTACGTATATAGGTGCGAGACTAGATTGCAATAATACCATTGGCACGATAATTAGAGCAACAGTTTTCATGCTGCCAAAATATCTTTGTTTGAATTGAACTATATTGGCACGTGCATCGCAAAGATGAGGCAGTAAAGCAGCTTTGATAGAAGTAATAATCCCCAGGCTGATACCCAAGCCAGCATTAAAAGCAAAATAATAAACGCCTAAAGCATCAATGCTGAGAAAGCGTCCGACAATTAAATAATCTAAATTGCCTCGTAAATTATTTAATAGTTCTACTCCCAGAACATTACGTCCAAAACGGAGTAGATCGCCCCAGCCTACGGTAGTAAACTTGAGTTTTGGTCGCCAGGAATGATTTTTGAGCATAATGTATACCCAAATTGGGGGTACCAGTAGCTTGGGTAAGATAATCGCCCACATTCCCAAACCCGCGATCGCAAAAATTAGTGATAATACATTATCGGTAGAAAACTGAACCATTTCTACCAGCGCGATCGCTTTAAGTCGATTTTCTCTCTGGATTAGTGCTGCCTGTACCAAACCGTGAGGAATTAGCAACAAACTAAACGCCATAGCGCAGATGGGCAAAATTAACTGCTCGTCACGATAAAACCAAGCTAGAGGAAAAGCCGCAATACACTGAATGACAAATAGGGCGATCGCAATAACCCAATTGAGCCAATAAGCAGATTGTGCTAGTTGTGAGACATTTTCGGCTTTGGCTTGAATCAATCGCGTACCAATACCATTGCGAGTAAATACCCGCACGATATCGTTAGTAGTAAGAACGATCGCTACCAAGCCGTAGTCGTGTTGAGTGAGAAACCGCGCCAGAACAATTGTAGTCAGCAAGCGGGTGACTCGAATTACCGCGCCAGAAAGTCCCAGCCAGCCCAAGTTGCGGGTAAAAGTGCTGTTGGTTTTTTTTAGTCGATACTCTCGGAGGCGCGATCTAAATCCGCGAAATATATTGCTTTTCACTTAGTTACATCTCCTAAAAATACCTCCCAATTACGCAGAAATTCTTGCCAAACATCTGTAACCGAAGTTCTACCAGCTTTACCCCAGACGGCTAGATTCTGTTGGGGTAAGGATGCGATCGCATTTTTTAATTGTTCGATATCGTTAGGAGGAACCAACAAGCCACAATCTCGCATCTGTTCTGATAAACCATCTATATCTGAGGCAATTACTGGTTTACCAGCAGCTTTAGCTTCCAAGCAAACTAAACCCCAGGGTTCCCAACGAGAAGGGATAACTATCGCATCGCTGTTGGCTAAAAAGCTAGCTATATTATCGATTGCGCCCAGTAAGCGAACATGAGGTAAATCTTTTGCCAAATCTTTAATTAATTTTTCGTCTTGTCCGTAACCTGCCAAACAAAGCTGGAATTTTTCTGGCGGTAAAGCTGCAAATGCCTGCAATAATATGTCAAAGCCTTTTTGAGGAGCAAAACGACCATAAGCACCCAGCTTTAAAGGTTGACTGGGATGGCGATCGGGAATTTTTAATACTTTGGCAATTTTAGTAGCTGGAGAAATAATTCTTACTTTCTTCGAGCAAACTAACCAGTTACTTACCATCCATTCTCGTTGCGCCTGTGAAATACTAATTACGCCATCAGCCAATCCGTATGCCAAACGCAACATAGTTCTAAAACGTAACTTAGAACTAACCTGCTCTGTTTCAAATCCCTGACAGTAATGATGATCGCAGATATAAATTTTGCTATGCCGTTTGAGTAACCAAAGAGCGGATAGATATTTCCAAGCGCAAGGATAGTGAAAAATAATTACATCTGGTTTAGAAGTTTTTAACTCGACTTTAGCCGCTTCGAGTCGCAACATTGAAAAGTCAAACTGTTTTTGTAAGGGTGAAGCAATTAGCTGTTTGACTAGATGATTGGAACCACCCGCTCGCTTATCGCCAATTAAATGCCATACTTTTGGTTTCATACTGCACTCCCCACTAACCAAGCTGATAGATCGCGATCGATTAAATCCTGACACTCTAAAATATCTGGGCGATAAAGATCGATTAGCTGCTGTCTTACTTCGGGAGCAATTTGCGGCGTATTGAGGTTTTTATGCTGAATTTTTTGCCGCATTTTAGCGGGAAATAAAGGTTTGAGCAAAGTTTTGAGGGGATTGGGTTTGGTTAATAATTGATGGAACAATTTATTTTTGGGCATTCCCGATTTGTTAGGACGCAAAGCCATATTGGGAACAAAAGTATTGTCAACTTCAATAAAGCGAAAAATGTTTTGAAACAGTGCGACTGGATTTTCTTTTAAGTCTTCGTACAGGTAAACTTTTATTTGGCTTGGGGCAAAAATTTCGTAGTAGCGTTTTAGTTGCGCTCCATAATAGCCAAGCTGAATATAGTGCCAGAACCATTCCCAATTGTTGGCGATCCTGGTTGGTTCGTCTTCCAATGCTAAAGCAAAATTTTGGTGGGGTTCGCGATCGTCTCGTACTGTATGTAAGAAATTAGCATAAGCTCTTTCTACAGGGTTACGCAGAATAGCAATTAAACGAGCGTCGGGAATATAGTTATTAATTCTTATTGCTGCTTGAGGAAAGTAAAGATAAGAGGGGCAAGCTTCTCCTGTTGCTAATTCGCTGGTAACTCCTGCAAATTCTGCTTGATATTTACTCAATTCGGTAATTGAAAAATTTTTAAGAGCTTCATCTCCAGGACCTCGAACATCGATCTTCTCACCTTCAAAAGCAAAAAAATTAGTTTCCTTAGTCGGTGTCATATAAATTTGCGGGTGCTGTTGGAGATATTCGTGCAGAGCAGTCGTCCCTGCTTTAGCCGCACCAATAACCAAAAAATTGGGCATAGTCATGGGAGTAAGCCTCCTTTATCTTTTCAACTTAAACTAGCTCGCTCGACTACTATAAAAATTCAAGAGCGAACCCTCGATTTGGCAAGCAACAAAGCAACATTGTTAATAGAGTTCCCAAAACTTTTATTAAAATCGCTACTTATAATATTCGTCGCGCTCGCAAACGGGAATTAGATGCTGTTTTAAAAATTGTTCGTACTCGTAGTCGGCAAAATGTTGGCGAATAAAGCTCCATTCTCCCGACCAGTTCATAGTCGATTTTCTAGATACGCGACGCGATAGTTCGGGATGACGGGCATAAAATACCGCATCGGTTAAGTCTCGATACAAGCCCTCAAAAAAATAGTCTTCAGTCCGATCCCAGTAGTAACCTTCTTCCCATAGTTCATCG harbors:
- a CDS encoding sulfotransferase gives rise to the protein MTMPNFLVIGAAKAGTTALHEYLQQHPQIYMTPTKETNFFAFEGEKIDVRGPGDEALKNFSITELSKYQAEFAGVTSELATGEACPSYLYFPQAAIRINNYIPDARLIAILRNPVERAYANFLHTVRDDREPHQNFALALEDEPTRIANNWEWFWHYIQLGYYGAQLKRYYEIFAPSQIKVYLYEDLKENPVALFQNIFRFIEVDNTFVPNMALRPNKSGMPKNKLFHQLLTKPNPLKTLLKPLFPAKMRQKIQHKNLNTPQIAPEVRQQLIDLYRPDILECQDLIDRDLSAWLVGSAV
- a CDS encoding glycosyltransferase, which produces MKPKVWHLIGDKRAGGSNHLVKQLIASPLQKQFDFSMLRLEAAKVELKTSKPDVIIFHYPCAWKYLSALWLLKRHSKIYICDHHYCQGFETEQVSSKLRFRTMLRLAYGLADGVISISQAQREWMVSNWLVCSKKVRIISPATKIAKVLKIPDRHPSQPLKLGAYGRFAPQKGFDILLQAFAALPPEKFQLCLAGYGQDEKLIKDLAKDLPHVRLLGAIDNIASFLANSDAIVIPSRWEPWGLVCLEAKAAGKPVIASDIDGLSEQMRDCGLLVPPNDIEQLKNAIASLPQQNLAVWGKAGRTSVTDVWQEFLRNWEVFLGDVTK
- a CDS encoding lipopolysaccharide biosynthesis protein, with protein sequence MKSNIFRGFRSRLREYRLKKTNSTFTRNLGWLGLSGAVIRVTRLLTTIVLARFLTQHDYGLVAIVLTTNDIVRVFTRNGIGTRLIQAKAENVSQLAQSAYWLNWVIAIALFVIQCIAAFPLAWFYRDEQLILPICAMAFSLLLIPHGLVQAALIQRENRLKAIALVEMVQFSTDNVLSLIFAIAGLGMWAIILPKLLVPPIWVYIMLKNHSWRPKLKFTTVGWGDLLRFGRNVLGVELLNNLRGNLDYLIVGRFLSIDALGVYYFAFNAGLGISLGIITSIKAALLPHLCDARANIVQFKQRYFGSMKTVALIIVPMVLLQSSLAPIYVPLVFGEKWISAIPVLILVCLSAIPRPFADSASQLLIAVDKPQIDLYWNVIFTTLFSLSLLIGVYWQSIGVAATVLLVHAVCLPLFTIWATRYVFKRLSKT